CCGAGTTCGACAACCAGGTGGTGGCCGACATGTACACGGCCGCGCGCTACGTATTCATCGACAATCTGGGAGCCGGCGGGCGCTCCTTCGCCCGCAGCCTGCAGGGCGAGCTGCAGGTAGAGCCCGTGAAGGGCCTGCAAGTGAAGGGGGCCTACAAGTACCTCGACGTGCGCACCACCTACGACGGCGTACTGCTGCCCAAGCCCCTCACCCCCAAGCACCGCGCCTTCCTGAACTTGGGCTACGCCAGCGCCTTCGATAAGTGGCGGGGAGACTTTACGGTGCAGTGGTTTGGCCAACGGCCGCTGGCGCACATCAGCAGCACCCACGCACACGGCACGGGCCAGGAATACACGCCCGAAACCTCGCCGCGCTACGCCCTGCTTAATGCCCAGCTCACCCGCGGCTTCAAGCGCCTCGACGTGTATGCCGGCGTGGAAAACCTGACCAACTATCGGCAGTCCAATCCTATTGATGGCGCCGCCAATCCGTTCGGGCCCACTTTCGACGCGGCCATGTCGTGGGGGCCGGTGTATGGCCGCCTCACCTACCTGGGCCTGCGCTACCGCATTGAGTAGTGACGCCGGTTTTCGCTAATTTTTCCGGCAGCAATTTTGTTATGGCTGCCTCACCCAAGCTTTTCAATTTTAGACTTATGAAATTCTTCCTCCTGCTGCCGCTGCTTGCACTATTGAGTTCCTCGCCCAGCGCCCACGCCCAAACCACTCCCGCCGCCTCGGCCAAACCGGCTGGCACCGCCACTGTCCAGTTCAAAACTTCGGCCGTGTGCGACATGTGCAAAGCCCGCCTTGAAAAAAGCCTGGCTTATGAGAAAGGCGTGCAGTCGGCCACGCTCGATGTGCCCACCAAGGTGCTCACCGTGACCTACAAAGCCGACAAAACCACGCCCGATGCCCTGCGCACCGCCGTGCAAAAAAC
This DNA window, taken from Hymenobacter sp. 5317J-9, encodes the following:
- a CDS encoding heavy metal-associated domain-containing protein, which encodes MKFFLLLPLLALLSSSPSAHAQTTPAASAKPAGTATVQFKTSAVCDMCKARLEKSLAYEKGVQSATLDVPTKVLTVTYKADKTTPDALRTAVQKTGYDADQLTADARAYSRLPDCCKKTNAIH